A region of Malaciobacter marinus DNA encodes the following proteins:
- a CDS encoding sensor histidine kinase encodes MRLINSLNIKFKLAILFFILCTSIAVLGYKSINISEQNKQTLKVVHSKSQTVLSLQNRIITPLYRLREITQSLVMAPNKEIRAGIEKNLDELVKSLDIQFKRLSDSQIKVKQMWKNYKYLIETIKGYLHEEFEEGAYVNVTTSSRKQFHLLTNELLSIQSRYLNNATVAYSQAVLKSKEIKVEILTSIIVILLFATVVGWLVSSNIIQSIYKVQNGLKEFFNYLNHKKSGVKKIEIDTRDEFYQMATIINQNVSNIQNNIEQNEALIKNATKVLENIKLGNLGTRLSQETNSNALNELKKMINDMIDNLEIKIQNEIDKRVEQEQILIQQSKLAAMGEMIGNIAHQWRQPLAQISAIHMNMKVTYDFNKFTKDYLNNKIKEANKLTSYMSQTISDFQNFFKPQGEKEEFSVEKACKEAYFIIESSLKYHGIELSFDVKEDGKVYGYKNEYSQVILNVLSNAKDILIERGIKQPAINIEIKSGDNYEIVKIEDNAGGIKDSIIDKIFDPYFTTRHKTLGTGIGLYMSKNIIERNMSGHINVRNINNGALFTIKVEKFNV; translated from the coding sequence ATGAGATTAATAAATAGCTTGAATATCAAATTTAAACTTGCAATACTGTTTTTTATTTTATGTACCTCAATAGCAGTTTTAGGGTACAAATCTATAAATATTAGTGAACAAAATAAACAGACTTTAAAAGTAGTTCATAGTAAGTCTCAAACTGTACTTAGTTTACAAAATAGAATAATTACACCTTTATATAGATTAAGAGAGATAACTCAATCTTTAGTTATGGCACCAAATAAAGAAATAAGAGCAGGAATTGAAAAAAATCTTGATGAATTAGTAAAGAGCTTAGATATTCAGTTCAAAAGATTAAGCGATTCACAAATTAAAGTAAAGCAGATGTGGAAAAATTATAAATATCTAATTGAAACTATTAAAGGCTATTTACATGAAGAGTTTGAAGAGGGCGCTTATGTAAATGTTACTACTTCAAGTAGAAAGCAGTTTCATTTACTTACAAATGAACTTTTAAGTATACAAAGTAGATATTTAAATAATGCAACAGTTGCATATAGTCAAGCAGTTTTAAAATCAAAAGAGATTAAAGTAGAGATATTAACATCTATTATTGTTATTTTACTTTTTGCAACAGTTGTTGGTTGGCTTGTTTCAAGTAATATTATACAATCAATTTACAAAGTACAAAATGGCTTAAAAGAGTTTTTTAACTACTTAAATCATAAAAAAAGTGGAGTTAAAAAAATTGAAATTGATACAAGAGATGAGTTTTATCAAATGGCAACAATTATTAATCAAAATGTATCAAATATTCAAAATAATATTGAACAAAATGAAGCACTAATTAAAAATGCAACAAAAGTTTTAGAAAATATTAAATTAGGTAATTTAGGAACTCGACTTAGTCAAGAAACAAATAGTAATGCTTTAAATGAATTAAAGAAAATGATTAATGATATGATTGATAATCTTGAAATAAAGATTCAAAATGAAATTGATAAGAGAGTTGAACAAGAACAAATTTTAATTCAACAAAGTAAATTAGCCGCAATGGGTGAAATGATAGGAAATATTGCCCACCAATGGAGGCAACCATTAGCTCAAATCTCTGCAATACATATGAATATGAAAGTTACATATGATTTTAATAAATTTACAAAAGATTATTTAAATAATAAAATAAAAGAAGCAAATAAGTTAACTTCTTATATGTCTCAAACTATTAGTGATTTTCAAAACTTTTTTAAGCCTCAAGGAGAAAAAGAGGAGTTTAGTGTAGAAAAAGCTTGTAAAGAAGCTTATTTTATAATTGAATCATCTTTAAAATATCATGGAATAGAGCTTAGTTTTGATGTAAAAGAAGATGGTAAAGTCTATGGGTATAAAAATGAGTATTCACAAGTTATATTAAATGTTTTAAGTAATGCAAAAGATATCTTAATTGAAAGAGGAATTAAACAACCAGCTATTAATATAGAAATAAAAAGTGGTGATAATTATGAAATTGTAAAAATAGAAGATAATGCAGGTGGAATAAAAGATAGCATAATAGATAAAATCTTTGATCCATACTTTACTACAAGACATAAAACTTTAGGTACAGGAATAGGTCTTTATATGTCAAAAAATATAATAGAAAGAAATATGAGTGGTCATATAAATGTAAGAAATATAAATAATGGTGCTTTATTTACAATAAAAGTTGAAAAATTCAATGTATAA
- a CDS encoding TonB-dependent receptor produces the protein MKKLVTSSFVVMLSLTTAQSLLNAKSLENKKSNNEKKEKFNAVLPTVYIEAMKEDDITKGYVNYENASVTRNKMSIKQTPMTIDTLNIQKNKNYGTNDLSSILEGNAGIDTTYDMRSDNIFIRGFRADTNDIYRDGIRESGQVRRSTANIERVEILKGPASLLYGRSNGGGVINMVSKYANFDNSSNVGVSIGSWKNKGANLDVNQVVNENVAIRIVSDVTKGETFRNSIQKDIENESKMFSPSITISNNDNLKWTAQYTYDYAKRTPDRGPNKAQYDLMDISYDKAFAHDGDYVKDRLQILRSSLDYQINDKWSLNWAAAYRKAEQNFDHYYLGSYDPSTKLLNQSYAWQNTENKTISNTLTLNGEVRTGNILHNLTFGVDYSKEKRNPELYYTRNQFFDPFDSSSWTRTQKKDALIKNEHEGISKGIFLEDVISLTASLKLVLGGRFDKYSFNSSDISNNNSSYDGDSFSPRVGVVYDINQNHTIYTSYNKSFSPYGGNNYLGVSASKDSSTFNDEPEYNEQYEVGIKSDWFDNKLSSTFSLYQIEHFNIRYRPDWETDLTKWYQRGKERSRGAELSIIGQVYEDFYLRASIGAMQAKVIKDKSNPDNEGNYLSNTANINGNIFVRYAPSSKNFYTELGVTHVGKRYFYDRSGNESTLDSFNRVDSLLGWKYKDVNITLGILNLFDKDYWRSSTMPGASRSATLRLNYKF, from the coding sequence ATGAAAAAATTAGTTACTTCATCTTTTGTAGTAATGCTAAGCTTAACAACTGCACAAAGCTTACTTAATGCAAAATCCCTTGAAAACAAAAAAAGTAACAATGAAAAAAAAGAGAAGTTTAACGCAGTCCTTCCAACTGTTTATATTGAAGCTATGAAAGAAGACGATATAACAAAAGGATATGTAAATTACGAAAATGCTTCAGTTACAAGAAATAAGATGAGTATTAAACAAACTCCTATGACTATTGATACTTTAAATATTCAAAAAAACAAAAACTATGGAACAAATGACTTAAGTTCAATATTAGAAGGAAATGCTGGTATTGATACTACATATGATATGAGAAGTGATAATATTTTTATTAGAGGTTTTAGAGCTGATACAAATGATATTTATAGAGATGGTATTAGAGAAAGTGGACAAGTAAGAAGAAGCACTGCTAATATTGAAAGGGTTGAGATACTAAAAGGACCTGCTTCATTGCTTTATGGAAGAAGTAATGGTGGAGGAGTTATTAATATGGTAAGTAAATATGCAAACTTTGATAATTCTAGTAATGTTGGTGTTTCAATAGGTTCTTGGAAAAATAAAGGAGCAAACCTAGATGTAAATCAAGTAGTAAATGAAAATGTTGCAATTAGAATTGTAAGTGATGTGACAAAAGGTGAAACATTTAGAAATAGTATTCAAAAAGATATTGAAAATGAAAGTAAAATGTTCTCTCCAAGTATTACTATTTCAAACAATGATAATTTGAAATGGACAGCTCAATATACTTATGATTATGCAAAAAGAACACCTGATAGAGGTCCTAATAAAGCACAATATGACTTAATGGATATCTCTTATGATAAAGCTTTTGCTCATGATGGAGATTATGTAAAAGATAGATTACAAATATTAAGATCAAGTTTAGATTATCAAATAAATGATAAATGGAGTTTAAACTGGGCAGCTGCATATAGAAAAGCAGAACAAAATTTTGACCATTACTATTTAGGTAGCTATGACCCTTCTACTAAACTTTTAAATCAAAGCTATGCATGGCAAAACACAGAAAACAAAACTATTTCAAATACATTAACACTTAATGGTGAAGTAAGAACAGGTAATATTTTACATAACCTAACTTTTGGAGTTGATTATAGTAAAGAAAAAAGAAACCCAGAGTTATACTATACAAGAAACCAATTTTTTGATCCTTTTGACTCTTCTTCATGGACAAGAACTCAAAAAAAAGATGCACTTATAAAAAATGAGCATGAGGGAATTTCAAAAGGTATTTTCTTAGAAGATGTTATCTCTTTAACTGCTTCTTTAAAACTAGTTTTAGGTGGAAGGTTTGATAAATACTCTTTTAATTCTTCTGATATTTCAAATAATAATAGTTCATATGATGGTGATTCATTTAGTCCAAGAGTAGGAGTTGTTTATGATATTAATCAAAATCACACTATTTATACTTCATATAATAAAAGCTTTTCACCATATGGAGGAAATAACTATTTAGGAGTAAGTGCAAGTAAAGATTCTAGTACTTTTAATGATGAACCAGAATATAATGAACAGTATGAAGTAGGAATTAAAAGTGATTGGTTTGATAACAAACTAAGTAGTACTTTTTCTTTATATCAAATTGAACATTTTAATATTAGATATAGACCTGATTGGGAAACTGATTTAACAAAATGGTACCAAAGAGGGAAAGAGAGATCAAGAGGAGCAGAACTAAGTATAATTGGTCAAGTTTATGAAGACTTTTATCTAAGAGCTTCTATAGGGGCAATGCAAGCAAAAGTTATAAAAGATAAATCAAATCCTGATAATGAAGGTAATTACTTAAGTAATACTGCAAATATCAATGGAAATATTTTTGTAAGATATGCACCTTCATCAAAAAACTTCTATACAGAACTTGGAGTTACACATGTAGGAAAAAGATACTTCTATGATAGAAGTGGAAATGAAAGTACTTTAGATAGTTTCAATAGAGTAGATTCATTACTAGGGTGGAAATATAAAGATGTAAATATTACACTTGGTATTTTAAATCTATTTGATAAAGATTATTGGAGATCAAGTACAATGCCAGGAGCATCAAGATCAGCAACTTTAAGACTTAATTATAAGTTTTAA
- a CDS encoding ArsR/SmtB family transcription factor: MSTECCDHSKEVEKVKKVLICDETLYDVAELFKAFADTTRIKIIAILKEEELCVGAISELINVSQSAVSHQLRVLKNSKIVKPRRVGKQMFYSLDDEHIKKIYDMGLEHIIKG, translated from the coding sequence ATGTCAACAGAATGTTGTGATCACTCAAAGGAAGTAGAAAAAGTAAAAAAAGTTTTAATATGTGATGAAACTTTATATGATGTTGCAGAGTTATTTAAAGCTTTTGCTGATACAACTAGAATAAAAATAATTGCTATTTTAAAAGAAGAAGAGTTATGTGTTGGAGCAATAAGTGAACTTATAAATGTAAGTCAATCTGCTGTTTCACATCAATTAAGAGTATTGAAAAACTCAAAAATTGTAAAACCAAGAAGAGTTGGAAAGCAAATGTTTTATTCACTAGATGATGAACATATTAAAAAAATATACGATATGGGATTAGAGCATATAATAAAAGGATAA
- a CDS encoding PLP-dependent aminotransferase family protein translates to MKRSYIRKILDAIDKDTISFAGGLPNEDLFPLKQISKASKKVLKDKSSLQYSKSQGIDSLREKIANFYTKVYNLKTTKDEILITTGSQQAFDIILKSLSVNNLIVESPSYIGALSAFRILKKNIKDFKTFEQLNNILKKDEVLYSISDYQNPSTYTYTKKQRKEVANILKEKDAYLIEDAAYSLLNFEGKIKKPICTFYKDKSYHLGTFSKIVAPGLRVGWIRANKELIEKIIVVKESLDLHTSTFNQMILDKYLEDNNIFKHIEKNAKNYKKRMNYMADCMEKYLPNFEFKRPKGGMFIYGKFNNINDSMDLATKALEKKVAFVPAQVFYFDEQKSNEARFNFTNCNFKETKKGIKILAELTK, encoded by the coding sequence ATGAAAAGGTCTTATATTAGAAAAATTTTAGATGCAATAGATAAAGATACAATCTCATTTGCAGGGGGATTACCAAATGAGGATTTGTTCCCTTTAAAACAAATTAGTAAAGCCTCTAAAAAAGTTCTTAAAGACAAAAGTTCTTTGCAGTATAGTAAGTCTCAAGGAATTGATAGCCTAAGAGAAAAGATAGCCAACTTTTATACTAAGGTTTATAATCTAAAGACGACAAAAGATGAGATTTTAATAACAACTGGAAGCCAACAAGCTTTTGATATTATATTAAAAAGTTTAAGTGTAAATAATTTAATTGTGGAGAGCCCTTCTTATATTGGAGCATTATCTGCATTTAGAATATTGAAAAAAAATATAAAAGATTTTAAAACATTTGAACAATTAAATAATATATTAAAAAAAGATGAGGTTTTATATAGTATAAGTGATTATCAAAATCCATCAACTTATACATATACTAAAAAGCAAAGAAAAGAAGTAGCAAATATATTAAAAGAAAAAGATGCCTATTTGATAGAAGATGCAGCATATAGCTTGCTTAACTTTGAGGGTAAAATAAAAAAGCCAATCTGTACATTTTACAAAGATAAGTCTTATCATTTAGGTACTTTTTCAAAAATTGTTGCGCCAGGACTTAGAGTTGGGTGGATTAGAGCAAATAAAGAATTAATTGAAAAGATAATTGTGGTAAAAGAGTCTTTAGATTTGCATACATCAACTTTTAATCAAATGATTTTAGATAAATATTTAGAAGATAATAATATTTTTAAACATATTGAAAAAAATGCAAAGAATTATAAAAAAAGAATGAATTATATGGCTGATTGCATGGAGAAATATCTTCCAAACTTTGAGTTTAAAAGACCAAAAGGTGGAATGTTTATTTATGGAAAATTCAATAATATAAATGATAGTATGGACTTAGCAACAAAAGCCTTGGAAAAAAAAGTTGCATTTGTTCCAGCACAAGTTTTTTATTTTGATGAACAAAAAAGTAATGAAGCAAGATTTAATTTTACAAATTGCAACTTCAAAGAGACTAAAAAGGGAATAAAAATCTTAGCTGAGCTTACAAAGTAA
- a CDS encoding AraC family transcriptional regulator, whose protein sequence is MKKDTKIQRANIVNKTLFYIYKNIDSNITLDDLAKLNSVSKYHFHRIFKEETNQNLFDFITSTRLQKAANLLITNTHSTISEIANTCGYSSHSSFIKAFKHKFSYTPTSWRKSGHIEYSKFLIKENKTFKDINMQIELVPKRYCVYIRHKGYDKSISKIWQKLKALAYEYKLTNYAQLALLHDNPTITPLNECSYVAAIEVPKELSFEISTMQIPQTLCASFHLKGVYGDVLVFLRYVYHFWLPKSGYEATTLPSFVHYHKNHFLNENENFDLTFYLPIKVVY, encoded by the coding sequence ATGAAAAAAGATACGAAAATACAAAGAGCAAATATAGTAAACAAAACGCTATTTTATATTTATAAAAATATTGATTCAAATATAACACTAGATGATTTAGCAAAACTAAATAGTGTTTCAAAATACCATTTTCATAGAATCTTCAAAGAAGAAACAAATCAAAATCTATTTGATTTTATAACATCAACAAGATTACAAAAAGCGGCAAATTTACTTATTACAAATACCCATTCAACTATTAGTGAAATTGCAAATACATGTGGATACTCTTCACACTCTTCATTTATAAAAGCCTTTAAACATAAATTTTCATATACTCCTACTTCATGGAGAAAATCAGGGCATATTGAATACTCAAAATTTTTAATCAAAGAGAATAAAACTTTTAAAGATATTAATATGCAAATTGAATTAGTTCCAAAAAGATATTGTGTATACATAAGACATAAAGGTTATGATAAATCAATTAGTAAAATATGGCAAAAGTTAAAAGCACTAGCATATGAATATAAACTTACAAACTATGCACAACTTGCACTGTTACATGATAATCCTACAATAACACCTTTAAATGAGTGCAGTTATGTTGCAGCAATTGAAGTTCCAAAAGAGTTAAGCTTTGAAATTTCAACTATGCAAATACCCCAAACCTTATGTGCATCTTTTCATTTAAAAGGAGTATATGGAGATGTATTAGTCTTTTTGAGATATGTTTATCACTTTTGGCTTCCAAAGTCTGGATATGAGGCTACAACTTTGCCATCATTTGTGCATTATCATAAAAATCATTTTCTAAATGAAAATGAAAATTTTGATTTAACTTTTTATCTTCCCATAAAAGTAGTATATTAA
- a CDS encoding HD domain-containing phosphohydrolase: MKNNKNIKLSILFVCNDDDCISQSLKFLKQEYDMDDIVICKSKEEAYTLYLQGNFDIVLTNFLLSDEDGKKMVKKIRKINEDQIFILISKFNKKKDLIKAIKLRIRYYIQYPIKKKELKEVFDSCIKRLSHRYEIKYVNSILQHYKLAVDNSTILSKADKKGRITYANEEFCRISKYNLNELLGKQHNILRHEDMPKETFRQMWETIKQEKKTWKGIVKNKAKDGSFYIVDATIIPVLNQDDEVVEYLGIRHDITEIESYKNLLKDKLDTTSKGLSEKVHLIKEFEKAIDVSTSFTRTDTKGVITYVNDKFCEVSGFSEDELLGSTFKCVRDDEVSTRVYKNMWEQLNSKNIWRGILKNRTKDKKAYYMDTTIIPIVNINDEIIEYISIKHNVSEIIYLNKEIIDTQKEVLYTMGTICEGRSNETGNHVKRVAEYSFLMAKKCGLPRKECELLKLASPVHDIGKIAIEDGILKKPAKLTDEEYTKMKEHARLGYEMLKNSNREILKAAATIAYEHHERWDGKGYPRGLKKDETHIYGRITAICDVFDALASKRCYKEAWPLEKILKLFKEERAKQFDPNLVDIFLNNLDEFLIIQKNYEDEF; the protein is encoded by the coding sequence ATGAAAAATAATAAAAATATTAAATTATCAATTCTTTTTGTTTGCAATGATGATGATTGTATTTCTCAATCATTGAAGTTTTTAAAACAAGAATATGATATGGATGATATTGTTATTTGTAAATCAAAAGAAGAGGCTTATACTTTATATTTACAAGGTAACTTTGACATTGTTTTAACTAACTTTTTACTCTCTGATGAAGATGGAAAAAAGATGGTAAAAAAAATAAGAAAAATTAATGAAGACCAAATTTTTATATTAATCTCAAAATTTAACAAGAAAAAAGATTTAATAAAAGCTATAAAACTTCGTATTAGATACTATATTCAATACCCAATAAAGAAAAAAGAGTTAAAAGAGGTTTTTGATTCTTGTATTAAAAGACTCTCTCATAGATATGAAATAAAATATGTTAATTCTATTTTACAACATTATAAACTAGCGGTTGATAACTCTACTATTCTTTCAAAAGCTGATAAAAAAGGAAGAATTACATATGCAAACGAGGAGTTTTGCAGAATCTCAAAATATAACTTAAATGAACTACTTGGAAAACAACATAATATCTTAAGGCATGAAGATATGCCAAAAGAGACTTTTAGACAAATGTGGGAAACAATTAAGCAAGAAAAAAAGACATGGAAAGGTATTGTAAAAAATAAAGCAAAAGATGGAAGCTTTTATATCGTAGATGCTACTATTATTCCTGTTTTAAATCAAGACGATGAAGTTGTGGAGTATTTAGGAATTAGGCATGATATTACAGAAATAGAAAGTTATAAAAATTTATTAAAAGATAAGCTTGATACAACTTCAAAAGGTTTAAGTGAAAAGGTACATTTAATAAAAGAGTTTGAAAAAGCAATTGATGTTAGTACTTCTTTTACAAGAACAGATACAAAAGGTGTGATAACTTATGTAAATGACAAGTTTTGTGAAGTGTCAGGTTTTAGTGAAGATGAGTTATTAGGAAGTACTTTTAAATGTGTAAGAGATGATGAAGTTTCTACAAGAGTTTATAAAAATATGTGGGAACAATTAAATTCAAAAAATATTTGGAGAGGCATACTTAAAAATAGAACAAAAGATAAGAAAGCTTACTATATGGATACTACTATTATCCCAATAGTAAATATAAATGATGAGATTATTGAGTATATAAGTATAAAACACAATGTTAGTGAGATTATATATTTAAATAAAGAGATTATTGATACACAAAAAGAGGTTCTTTATACTATGGGAACTATTTGTGAGGGCAGATCAAATGAAACTGGAAATCATGTAAAAAGAGTTGCAGAATACTCATTTTTGATGGCTAAAAAGTGTGGCTTACCAAGAAAAGAGTGTGAACTTTTAAAGCTTGCTTCTCCTGTGCATGATATTGGAAAAATAGCTATTGAAGATGGAATTTTAAAAAAGCCTGCAAAACTAACTGATGAAGAGTACACAAAAATGAAAGAGCATGCTAGACTAGGTTATGAAATGCTAAAAAATTCAAATAGAGAAATACTTAAAGCAGCTGCAACAATTGCTTATGAACACCATGAAAGATGGGATGGTAAAGGTTATCCAAGAGGTTTAAAAAAAGATGAAACACATATTTATGGAAGAATAACAGCAATTTGTGATGTTTTTGATGCATTAGCTAGTAAAAGATGCTATAAAGAAGCTTGGCCATTAGAAAAGATACTTAAACTTTTTAAAGAAGAAAGAGCAAAACAGTTTGATCCAAATTTAGTAGATATTTTTCTTAATAATTTAGATGAATTTTTAATTATTCAAAAAAATTATGAAGATGAGTTTTAA
- a CDS encoding heavy metal translocating P-type ATPase, with product MQKVKLQNLDCANCAGKIEKRLNELDELNNVKLNFSTSTLSFEQTVEENLLEKIEKEIQKIEREVVIVKDNIKQQQRSFWQLLDKKLLGITIVSLVLTYISYNYIQNETLQLAIYLLAYFLVGWDVLYKAVKNLTNGKLFDEHFLMGIATIGAFALGEYVEGIAVMIFYQVGEMFQAVAVNNSRDSINSLLDIKPEFANVKDGEEIVQKAPEEVKIGDTILVKVGEKVPVDGVLLSNNNSFDTSAITGEFKPKNIKEEQEVLSGFINTSKACYIKVTSLYKDSTVAKIIELIENASSKKAKAEKFITKFATIYTPIVVVLAALLAILPPLLIEDAQFADWVERALIFLVISCPCALVVSIPLSFFSAIGAVSKRGVLVKGANYIEKLTEIQNIIFDKTGTLTHGVFEVTNIDSKNISKDELLKFAAYAESFSTHPIAKSIVKAFDKTVDSKLITEHEELSGLGVKATIDNKEILVGNKKLLDNFKVAYDEIKEDLNVVFIAIDSKFAGYIVVSDIIKVEAKEVISELKSLNIHKTYMLTGDKKEVALNVANQLGIDEVKYELLPQEKLTNFQAIKKQTNKITAFVGDGINDAPTLANSDVGFAMGGVGSDLAVKSADVVILNDNIKSISDAIKIAKKTKVIVYQNIIFIMAIKVAFLALGAGAMISMKEAIFADVGVALLAIFNSMRILKTIKDKPKQSTCQDDSCDMEKKQKITNFSATQKDACCSDTNCCSTKN from the coding sequence ATGCAAAAAGTTAAATTACAAAATCTTGATTGTGCAAACTGCGCAGGAAAAATTGAAAAACGATTAAATGAATTAGATGAACTAAATAATGTTAAATTAAACTTTTCAACTTCAACATTAAGTTTTGAACAAACAGTAGAAGAAAATTTACTTGAAAAAATTGAAAAAGAGATTCAAAAAATTGAAAGAGAAGTAGTTATTGTAAAAGATAATATTAAACAACAACAAAGAAGTTTTTGGCAACTTCTTGATAAAAAACTTTTAGGTATAACTATTGTTTCACTTGTTTTAACATATATTTCATATAATTATATACAAAATGAAACACTTCAACTTGCAATATATTTATTAGCATACTTTTTAGTTGGTTGGGATGTTTTATATAAAGCTGTTAAAAACTTAACAAATGGAAAACTTTTTGATGAGCATTTTTTGATGGGAATAGCAACAATTGGTGCTTTTGCCTTGGGTGAGTATGTTGAGGGTATTGCTGTTATGATATTTTATCAAGTGGGTGAAATGTTCCAAGCAGTTGCTGTTAATAACTCAAGGGATAGTATTAATTCCTTACTTGATATAAAACCTGAATTTGCAAATGTAAAAGATGGTGAAGAGATTGTTCAAAAAGCACCTGAAGAGGTTAAAATTGGTGATACTATTTTAGTTAAAGTAGGAGAAAAAGTTCCTGTTGATGGAGTATTATTATCAAATAATAACTCTTTTGATACAAGTGCAATAACAGGAGAGTTTAAACCTAAAAATATCAAAGAAGAACAAGAAGTTTTAAGTGGATTTATAAATACTTCAAAAGCTTGCTATATAAAAGTAACTTCACTATACAAAGATTCAACTGTTGCTAAAATCATAGAACTTATAGAAAATGCTTCATCAAAAAAAGCAAAAGCAGAAAAATTTATAACAAAATTTGCAACTATTTATACTCCAATAGTTGTTGTATTAGCTGCACTTTTAGCAATACTGCCTCCACTATTAATTGAAGATGCACAGTTTGCAGATTGGGTAGAAAGAGCTCTTATTTTCTTGGTTATTTCTTGTCCTTGTGCCTTAGTTGTATCTATTCCATTATCATTTTTTAGTGCAATTGGTGCAGTATCAAAAAGAGGAGTACTTGTAAAAGGTGCTAATTATATAGAAAAATTAACTGAGATTCAAAATATAATTTTTGATAAAACAGGTACACTAACACATGGTGTATTTGAAGTTACAAATATTGATAGTAAAAATATTTCAAAAGATGAACTTTTAAAATTTGCTGCTTATGCAGAGAGTTTTTCAACTCATCCAATAGCAAAATCAATTGTAAAAGCTTTTGATAAAACAGTAGATTCTAAACTAATAACTGAACATGAAGAGTTAAGTGGTCTTGGAGTAAAAGCAACAATTGACAATAAAGAAATTTTAGTAGGAAATAAAAAACTTCTAGATAATTTTAAAGTTGCTTATGATGAAATAAAAGAAGATTTAAATGTTGTATTTATAGCTATAGATTCTAAATTTGCCGGGTATATTGTAGTAAGTGATATTATAAAAGTAGAAGCAAAAGAAGTAATTAGTGAGCTAAAAAGTTTAAATATTCATAAAACATATATGTTAACAGGTGATAAAAAAGAGGTTGCTTTAAATGTTGCAAATCAATTGGGAATTGATGAAGTAAAATATGAACTTTTACCACAAGAAAAGTTAACAAATTTCCAAGCCATAAAAAAACAAACAAATAAAATTACAGCTTTTGTGGGGGATGGAATAAACGACGCACCAACACTAGCAAATTCAGATGTAGGATTTGCAATGGGTGGTGTTGGAAGTGATTTAGCAGTTAAATCTGCTGATGTTGTTATTTTAAATGATAATATTAAATCAATAAGTGATGCTATTAAAATTGCTAAAAAAACAAAAGTTATTGTATATCAAAATATTATTTTTATTATGGCAATTAAAGTTGCATTTCTTGCTTTAGGTGCTGGTGCTATGATTAGTATGAAAGAAGCAATTTTTGCTGATGTTGGAGTAGCTTTACTTGCTATATTTAACTCTATGAGAATTTTAAAAACAATAAAAGATAAACCAAAACAATCAACTTGTCAAGATGATAGTTGTGATATGGAAAAAAAACAAAAAATAACAAACTTTAGTGCTACACAAAAAGATGCTTGTTGCTCAGACACAAATTGTTGCTCAACAAAAAACTAA